One genomic window of Desulfuromonas sp. AOP6 includes the following:
- a CDS encoding TIGR00730 family Rossman fold protein: protein MELHFSRANGEVDDMIDDLLRRVDVHHPGLVREMILSSLMAGQETDYLADLKLMRTTMKEMRYTNKVFGPYRQRKKVTIFGSARTEPSEPIYQKCVEFSRRLAELGYMVITGGGGGIMQAGNEGAGAENSFAVNIRLPFEQDTNPVMENSKNVITYKYFFNRKVAFLKEAQAVALFPGGFGTLDEAMETLTLVQTGKNPPIPLVLIDDDNGDYWEHWFQFIKKILLKRGLISGEDFSLFTITRDVEEAVQVIDEFYRVYHSSRFVKDTLIIRLNKTLSEEQLATLQGEFSEIIEPGSSLRLTEAFPEEKDEPDLLSLPRLAFEFNRRSFGLLKAFIRRINSF, encoded by the coding sequence ATGGAATTACATTTCAGCCGCGCCAACGGCGAGGTGGACGACATGATTGATGATCTGCTCCGCCGTGTCGATGTGCATCACCCCGGGCTGGTTCGCGAGATGATTCTCAGCTCCCTGATGGCCGGGCAGGAGACTGATTACCTGGCCGATCTCAAACTCATGCGCACCACCATGAAGGAGATGCGCTACACCAACAAGGTCTTTGGTCCCTACCGCCAGCGTAAGAAGGTGACCATCTTCGGTTCGGCCCGCACCGAGCCCAGCGAACCGATCTATCAGAAGTGCGTCGAGTTTTCCCGACGACTGGCCGAGCTCGGCTACATGGTCATCACCGGCGGTGGCGGCGGCATCATGCAGGCCGGCAATGAAGGGGCCGGAGCGGAGAACTCCTTCGCTGTCAATATCCGCCTTCCTTTCGAGCAGGACACCAATCCGGTAATGGAGAACAGTAAAAACGTCATCACCTATAAATATTTTTTCAACCGCAAGGTCGCTTTTCTCAAGGAAGCCCAAGCGGTGGCCCTCTTTCCCGGCGGCTTCGGCACCCTCGATGAGGCCATGGAGACTCTGACCCTGGTGCAGACGGGCAAAAATCCCCCCATCCCCCTGGTGCTCATCGACGATGACAACGGTGATTATTGGGAACACTGGTTCCAGTTTATCAAAAAAATCCTCCTCAAGCGCGGCCTTATTTCCGGTGAGGATTTCAGCCTGTTCACCATTACCCGTGATGTCGAGGAGGCCGTGCAGGTTATTGACGAATTCTATCGGGTCTACCACTCCAGCCGCTTCGTCAAGGACACCCTGATCATCCGTCTGAACAAGACCCTCAGCGAAGAGCAGCTCGCCACGCTTCAGGGCGAGTTCAGCGAGATCATCGAACCCGGCAGTTCGCTGCGCCTGACCGAGGCTTTTCCAGAGGAAAAGGACGAGCCGGATCTTCTCAGTCTGCCCCGCCTGGCCTTCGAGTTCAATCGGCGCAGTTTCGGCCTGCTCAAAGCCTTCATCCGCCGCATCAATTCCTTCTGA
- a CDS encoding TAXI family TRAP transporter solute-binding subunit has translation MKKLSVWILALALLVFVGGDALAVQYVTIGTGGVTGVYYPTGGAISKLINKKRREYNLRMTVESTGGSVFNVNALMNGDLEMGVVQSDLQWQAYNGKGEWDGVPQKKLRAMFAIHPEAVTILAAEDKNIRSVADLKGKIVNIGAPGTGQRVNAMDFFKAAGIDVDKDLQAEGIKPAEAASMLQDGRIDAFFYTVGHPNGSIKEAVAGARKVNFVPVDEALVAKLTADQPYYAPATIPVGPYPGVVNKEDVPTFGVKATICTSADVPADIIYTITKEVFENIDELRDLHPALGVLTRENMLQGLSAPLHPGAEKYFREVGLLQ, from the coding sequence ATGAAAAAACTGTCCGTGTGGATTCTTGCCCTGGCGCTGCTGGTTTTTGTCGGGGGCGATGCCTTGGCCGTCCAGTATGTCACCATTGGAACCGGAGGAGTTACCGGAGTTTACTACCCGACGGGGGGTGCCATCAGCAAGCTGATCAACAAGAAGCGCCGGGAATACAACCTGCGCATGACCGTCGAGTCCACCGGTGGTTCGGTTTTCAATGTCAACGCCCTCATGAACGGTGATCTCGAGATGGGAGTGGTCCAGTCCGATCTGCAGTGGCAGGCTTATAACGGCAAAGGGGAGTGGGATGGTGTTCCGCAGAAGAAGCTGCGCGCCATGTTCGCCATCCATCCCGAGGCGGTGACCATTCTGGCCGCAGAGGACAAAAACATCCGCTCCGTGGCCGATCTCAAAGGGAAGATCGTCAATATCGGTGCTCCCGGCACCGGCCAACGCGTGAATGCCATGGACTTTTTCAAGGCGGCGGGCATTGATGTGGACAAGGATCTCCAGGCCGAAGGGATCAAGCCTGCCGAAGCGGCCAGCATGTTGCAGGACGGTCGCATCGACGCTTTCTTCTATACCGTGGGGCATCCCAACGGGTCGATCAAGGAGGCCGTCGCCGGCGCCCGCAAGGTCAATTTCGTGCCCGTCGATGAGGCCCTGGTTGCCAAGCTGACCGCCGACCAGCCCTACTATGCTCCAGCGACGATTCCGGTGGGCCCCTATCCCGGCGTCGTCAATAAGGAGGACGTGCCCACCTTCGGTGTCAAGGCCACTATCTGTACCTCCGCAGATGTGCCGGCAGACATCATCTACACCATCACCAAAGAGGTCTTCGAAAATATCGATGAACTGCGCGACCTTCATCCGGCTCTGGGCGTTCTGACTCGTGAAAACATGCTGCAGGGGCTCTCGGCGCCTCTTCACCCGGGCGCCGAGAAGTATTTCAGGGAAGTCGGTCTGCTTCAGTGA
- a CDS encoding TRAP transporter permease, whose protein sequence is MTETPQEVHDEGLAAAQRMKEEEELGLRRLQGWTLYLVPAIALAWSLFQLSLSSWLLLDSTYIRAIHLAFAMAIVFLSYPTFRRDIDVPGLRWLGEKHKIPVGDFIIALLATLAALYIALDYDGIANRVGRPSQRDIVVGIFLVLILLEAARRVIGPALPVIASVFTAYVFFGQYMPDFLAFKGVSVSRYVSQISLTTEGIYGIPLSVSARIVFLFVLFGAMLEKAGAGKFFIDLAMSLLGRYKGGPAKAAVLASGLTGIVSGSSIANVVTTGTFTIPLMKKVGYPAKKAAAIEVAVSTNGQLMPPIMGAAAFIIAEYVNISYLEVCKAAAVPAFASYAALFWLTHLEAGKLGMRGLSKEELPVFFQILRQGLHYLIPIFMLLYELIIPRHSPDLAAFRAILVLMVIMLFQRAIGRKKLGISFGQGIRLGVLEILGGMVSGARNMVSVAIATAAAGIIVGVVTMGLGGLITDIIDTLSMGNIFLMLLITAVASLILGMGLPTTANYIVMASLTAPALVTIADWQGFEVPLIAAHLFVFYFGILADDTPPVGLAAYAASAIAKSDPIPTGLQGFMYDIRTAILPFMFIFNTDMLLIGVDGIGLSLYIFGMTCVGMFAFASATQGWFLVRTRWYEIILLLGVALIMFRPGFFASYVGISNHYMSYLVGLALWGGIFALQKIRVPKVSAAGKEAL, encoded by the coding sequence ATGACGGAAACTCCCCAGGAAGTTCATGACGAAGGCTTGGCCGCGGCCCAGCGCATGAAGGAAGAGGAGGAACTCGGTCTGCGCCGTCTGCAGGGGTGGACCCTCTATCTGGTACCGGCCATCGCCTTGGCCTGGTCCCTCTTTCAGCTCTCCCTGTCGAGCTGGCTGCTGCTCGATTCCACCTACATCCGCGCCATTCATCTGGCCTTTGCCATGGCCATCGTCTTTCTGTCCTATCCGACCTTCCGTCGCGATATCGACGTGCCCGGGTTGCGCTGGCTGGGTGAAAAGCACAAGATTCCCGTCGGCGATTTTATCATCGCTCTGCTGGCCACCCTGGCGGCCCTCTACATTGCCCTGGATTACGATGGGATAGCCAATCGGGTGGGCCGCCCCAGTCAGCGCGACATCGTGGTTGGTATCTTTCTGGTCCTCATCCTGCTGGAAGCAGCGCGGCGGGTGATTGGCCCGGCCCTGCCGGTAATTGCCTCGGTCTTTACTGCCTATGTCTTTTTCGGGCAGTATATGCCGGACTTCCTTGCTTTCAAGGGGGTCAGCGTTTCCCGCTATGTCAGCCAGATTTCCCTGACCACCGAGGGGATTTACGGCATCCCTCTGAGCGTCTCGGCGCGCATCGTCTTTTTGTTTGTTCTGTTCGGAGCCATGCTGGAAAAGGCGGGGGCCGGCAAGTTCTTCATCGACCTCGCCATGAGCCTGCTCGGCCGCTATAAGGGAGGGCCGGCCAAGGCGGCGGTTCTGGCCAGCGGTCTCACGGGTATCGTCTCCGGCTCCAGTATCGCCAACGTCGTCACCACCGGTACCTTCACTATTCCCCTGATGAAAAAAGTCGGCTATCCGGCTAAAAAGGCGGCGGCCATCGAGGTGGCCGTATCGACGAACGGCCAGTTGATGCCGCCGATCATGGGAGCAGCGGCCTTTATTATCGCCGAGTACGTCAATATCTCCTACCTCGAAGTCTGTAAGGCCGCGGCGGTACCCGCCTTTGCCTCCTACGCCGCCCTGTTCTGGCTGACCCATCTGGAGGCCGGCAAGTTGGGCATGCGGGGGCTGAGTAAAGAGGAATTACCGGTCTTCTTCCAAATCCTGCGTCAGGGTCTGCACTACCTCATCCCCATCTTCATGCTCCTCTATGAGCTCATCATCCCGAGGCATTCCCCCGATCTGGCTGCCTTTCGAGCCATCCTGGTGCTGATGGTGATCATGCTCTTCCAGCGTGCCATCGGCCGCAAGAAGCTTGGTATCAGCTTTGGGCAGGGGATAAGGCTCGGCGTCCTGGAAATCCTGGGGGGGATGGTCTCCGGCGCTCGCAATATGGTCAGCGTGGCCATTGCCACCGCCGCGGCCGGTATCATCGTCGGGGTGGTCACCATGGGACTCGGCGGTCTGATTACCGACATTATCGATACCCTGAGTATGGGCAATATCTTCCTCATGCTGCTGATTACGGCTGTGGCCAGCCTTATCCTGGGTATGGGACTGCCGACCACAGCCAATTACATCGTCATGGCTTCCCTGACGGCTCCTGCCCTGGTGACCATTGCCGATTGGCAGGGTTTCGAGGTGCCTCTGATCGCGGCCCATCTCTTTGTCTTCTATTTCGGCATCCTGGCCGATGACACGCCACCTGTCGGTCTTGCCGCCTATGCCGCCAGCGCCATCGCCAAGTCGGATCCCATACCGACGGGGCTACAGGGATTCATGTACGATATCCGCACGGCGATTCTCCCCTTCATGTTCATCTTCAATACCGACATGCTGCTGATCGGGGTGGACGGCATCGGCCTTTCCCTCTACATCTTCGGGATGACCTGTGTCGGCATGTTTGCCTTTGCTTCGGCCACACAAGGCTGGTTTCTGGTGCGGACCCGCTGGTATGAAATCATTCTTTTGCTCGGTGTGGCGCTCATCATGTTCCGCCCCGGCTTCTTTGCCAGCTACGTCGGCATAAGCAATCATTATATGAGTTATCTCGTGGGCCTGGCTCTGTGGGGAGGGATTTTTGCCCTGCAGAAAATACGCGTTCCCAAGGTGTCGGCGGCAGGCAAGGAGGCGTTATGA
- a CDS encoding universal stress protein, with protein MIPQYKSILYATDLTSNATLAFRHAVGIARCHDARIHLLHVMPEMDPAVLNYVSTVMGESKLADLELEHKQEVSETIRQKLKIFAEEELADHPEDLERIAAIEIHHGHAVGLILETSDRMDADLIVLGSHGKGALKYTFLGSVAEKVLRKSTRPVLVIPLSQAHD; from the coding sequence ATGATACCCCAGTACAAAAGCATCCTTTACGCGACAGATCTGACTTCCAATGCAACGCTGGCTTTCCGCCATGCGGTCGGCATCGCGCGTTGTCACGACGCCCGTATTCACCTGCTGCATGTCATGCCCGAGATGGATCCGGCGGTGCTCAACTATGTTTCCACGGTCATGGGAGAGAGTAAACTGGCGGATTTAGAACTGGAGCACAAGCAGGAGGTGAGCGAGACGATTCGCCAGAAGCTGAAGATCTTTGCCGAAGAAGAGCTGGCCGACCATCCGGAAGACCTTGAACGGATAGCCGCCATCGAAATCCATCACGGCCATGCCGTGGGGCTTATCCTGGAGACATCGGACCGCATGGACGCCGATCTCATTGTTCTGGGCAGTCATGGCAAGGGTGCGCTGAAGTACACCTTTTTGGGGAGCGTGGCCGAGAAGGTCCTGCGCAAGTCAACGCGACCCGTCCTGGTGATTCCCCTCAGTCAGGCACACGATTAG
- the lpdA gene encoding dihydrolipoyl dehydrogenase yields MSEDMFDLIVIGAGPGGYVAAIRASQLGLKVAVVESRDTLGGVCLNEGCIPSKALLESSELFALARDRFGDHGIEIQPPKLDMEKMMARKDEVVQKLTDGVAFLFKKNKIKRFRGKGRLLETEDGAAGHQVRVEGEGKDEAQQIRGQKVLLATGSTATELPDLPFDDDLVVSAREALSFGLIPEHLLVVGAGFIGLELGSVWLRLGAKVTVVEMLPHILPHSDRKSADQILRSLKKQGMEFLLESKIVEIKEKHGRATATIEGKKGPKEVLCDRILVAVGRRPLTEGLGLDEVGVEQDERGRIKVDDDYQTNVPGIYAIGDLIPGPMLAHKASEEGVVFAERLAGQQSRIEYDEIPGVIYTWPEMASVGKTEEELKEAGIDYAVGKFPFSANGRARCLDETDGFVKVLAKPDSGKILGIHIVGPRASDLIAEATAVMAFGGSSRDIALMIHAHPTLSEAVKEAALAANGAAIHA; encoded by the coding sequence ATGAGTGAAGATATGTTTGACCTGATCGTTATCGGCGCCGGCCCCGGCGGTTACGTGGCCGCCATCCGCGCTAGCCAGCTCGGCCTTAAAGTCGCTGTTGTGGAAAGTCGGGACACCCTTGGTGGCGTCTGCCTGAACGAAGGCTGCATCCCCAGCAAGGCCCTGCTCGAGTCCAGCGAACTCTTTGCCCTGGCCCGGGACCGGTTTGGCGACCACGGCATCGAGATTCAACCGCCCAAGCTCGATATGGAAAAAATGATGGCCCGTAAGGATGAGGTGGTGCAAAAACTCACCGACGGCGTCGCCTTTCTGTTTAAGAAGAACAAGATCAAGCGTTTCAGGGGCAAAGGTCGTCTGCTGGAAACCGAGGATGGCGCTGCCGGACACCAGGTTCGCGTTGAGGGCGAAGGGAAAGACGAGGCTCAGCAGATACGCGGCCAGAAAGTGTTGCTCGCTACCGGCAGCACCGCCACAGAACTCCCCGACCTCCCCTTCGACGACGATCTCGTTGTCAGCGCCCGCGAAGCGCTGTCCTTCGGCCTGATTCCCGAACATCTGCTGGTGGTGGGCGCCGGCTTCATCGGCCTTGAACTCGGTTCCGTCTGGCTGCGCCTTGGCGCCAAGGTCACCGTGGTGGAAATGCTCCCCCACATCCTGCCCCATTCAGACCGCAAATCGGCCGACCAGATCCTGAGATCCCTCAAAAAGCAGGGGATGGAGTTTCTGCTGGAGAGCAAAATTGTCGAGATTAAAGAGAAGCATGGGCGGGCTACTGCCACCATCGAGGGCAAGAAAGGACCAAAAGAGGTTCTTTGCGACCGCATCCTCGTGGCCGTAGGACGCCGACCACTCACGGAAGGCCTGGGACTCGACGAGGTCGGTGTGGAGCAGGACGAGCGCGGCCGCATCAAGGTGGATGACGACTACCAGACGAACGTGCCTGGCATCTACGCCATCGGCGACCTCATACCTGGACCCATGCTGGCCCACAAGGCTTCAGAAGAGGGTGTGGTCTTTGCCGAACGCCTGGCCGGGCAGCAGTCCCGGATCGAGTATGATGAAATCCCTGGGGTCATCTACACCTGGCCGGAAATGGCGTCGGTGGGCAAGACGGAGGAAGAACTGAAAGAAGCCGGCATCGACTATGCGGTGGGAAAGTTTCCTTTTTCAGCCAACGGCCGCGCCCGCTGCCTTGACGAAACGGACGGTTTCGTCAAGGTGCTGGCCAAGCCGGACAGTGGAAAAATTCTCGGCATCCACATCGTTGGCCCCAGGGCTTCCGATCTGATCGCCGAAGCAACGGCAGTCATGGCTTTCGGCGGCAGCAGCCGGGATATCGCCCTGATGATTCACGCCCACCCCACCCTGTCGGAGGCGGTAAAAGAAGCGGCCCTGGCCGCCAACGGCGCGGCTATTCATGCCTGA
- the odhB gene encoding 2-oxoglutarate dehydrogenase complex dihydrolipoyllysine-residue succinyltransferase, whose amino-acid sequence MKITVPEIGESVFEAVVGKWHKKDGDFVRKDEVLLELETDKINLEIQAEADGSLAIGAQEGETVKVGGALGNIDEKASSPPKTDQETSADDEEKKEEKPKAAEDKPPAVNPAAAKMARERGIDLDTVSGSGRNGRITVDDVLQASNENKKEQAPSPPKKEPAAAPRKEPAAEPEESGRTTRKRMSPLRKKIAERLVAVRQQTAMLTTFNEADMSRIDALRQKHKEAFREKHGVSLGLMSFFVKACVEALKAFPEVNARIDGEDMVFQHFYDIGIAVGSERGLIVPVLRHADGLSFAGIEQGIQELVDRIQNNRITLDELEGGTFTISNGGIYGSMLSTPILNPPQSGVLGMHAIEERAVVCDGKVVIRPIMYLALSYDHRIIDGKQAVQFLRKIKEVLEEPEELLFEL is encoded by the coding sequence ATGAAAATTACAGTTCCCGAAATAGGCGAATCCGTGTTTGAAGCGGTCGTTGGCAAATGGCACAAAAAAGACGGGGACTTCGTCCGCAAAGACGAGGTGCTGCTTGAACTGGAGACCGACAAAATCAATCTTGAAATCCAGGCGGAAGCTGATGGGTCCCTGGCTATCGGCGCCCAGGAAGGGGAAACGGTGAAGGTCGGCGGCGCCCTGGGCAACATCGATGAGAAGGCTTCGTCACCGCCGAAGACCGATCAGGAAACCTCTGCGGACGACGAAGAGAAAAAGGAAGAAAAACCCAAGGCAGCGGAGGACAAACCGCCTGCGGTCAATCCGGCCGCCGCCAAGATGGCCAGAGAGAGAGGCATCGACCTCGACACCGTCTCCGGCAGTGGCCGGAACGGCCGCATCACCGTCGACGACGTCCTGCAGGCCAGCAACGAGAATAAAAAGGAGCAGGCGCCTTCGCCTCCCAAAAAAGAACCAGCCGCCGCTCCCCGTAAGGAACCCGCCGCCGAGCCCGAAGAGAGCGGACGCACCACCCGCAAGCGCATGAGCCCGCTCCGCAAGAAGATCGCGGAACGGCTCGTTGCCGTGCGACAGCAGACAGCCATGCTCACCACCTTCAACGAAGCGGACATGAGCCGCATTGACGCTCTGCGCCAGAAGCACAAGGAAGCCTTCCGTGAAAAACACGGGGTCTCTTTGGGGCTGATGTCCTTTTTCGTGAAAGCCTGCGTCGAGGCTCTCAAAGCCTTCCCCGAGGTCAACGCCCGCATCGATGGTGAGGACATGGTCTTCCAGCACTTCTACGATATCGGCATCGCCGTCGGCTCTGAGCGAGGCCTTATTGTGCCAGTCCTGCGCCATGCCGACGGGCTCAGCTTTGCCGGCATCGAGCAGGGCATCCAGGAGCTGGTCGACCGCATTCAGAACAACCGCATCACCCTCGACGAGTTGGAAGGGGGCACTTTCACCATCAGCAACGGGGGCATTTATGGCTCCATGCTCAGCACCCCCATTCTCAACCCCCCGCAAAGCGGCGTTCTCGGCATGCACGCCATCGAAGAGCGGGCAGTGGTATGCGATGGCAAGGTCGTCATCCGGCCCATCATGTACCTGGCCCTGAGCTATGATCATCGCATCATCGACGGGAAACAGGCGGTCCAGTTCCTGCGCAAGATCAAGGAGGTTCTCGAAGAGCCCGAAGAGCTGCTCTTCGAGCTCTGA
- a CDS encoding 2-oxoglutarate dehydrogenase E1 component — translation MTFLDNASPDYFEAQYTLWKQDPRQVPRQWQIFFEGFDLGRTQEADTGSVGECHALELKQSAVQSLMYRYRSIGHLLACTDPLNPCPLSHPLLDLETFGLDDNDLTRVFHTKRFLKESASLKEILETMQETYCRSIGVEFMHIQDPAERQWLIDRMESCRNRPSFTPTEKKAILQKLQQATLFENFLHRKFLGQKRFSLEGGEIIIPLLDRFIHRAGALSLKTLVLGMAHRGRLNVLANNFHKPLENIFAEFKDNLEYEFVGEGDVKYHKGFSIDHDFPDQGSLHLSMASNPSHLEAVNPVVEGKTRARQEALGEGGAKLVLPVLLHGDAAFAGQGMVAETLNLSQLEGYSTGGTVHIVLNNQIGFTTAPADARSTHYATDMAKMLMVPIFHIHGEDPEAAAYVADLALDYRQRYGRDVILEVICYRRHGHNEGDEPFFTQPLMYEKIKERPPAHEIYAARLQEEGLPPEEMEAMADSFSQRLEEALEKPGKRADAGFRGKWKDIARDYTPAPVQTALAADTLQDIARRLAQIPDDFTPHPKVATLLQKRLEAIEAGEEIDWGNAEHLALATLLSEGMSVRLSGQDVRRGTFNHRHAVLVDAKNAKTFMPLATVAADKAACRIYNSMLSEAAVLGFDYGYSLETPYALTIWEAQFGDFANGAQVIIDQFIASGSSKWDRHSGLTLFLPHGFEGQGAEHSSARIERFLQLCADHNLMASNPSTPAQFFHLLRRQVLQPFRRPLIVFTPKSLLRHPACRSNLSAFTQGHFEEFLLTATKPKKVKTLLFCSGKIFYELQEKLESGGDESIALVRVEQLYPWVEERLGELLAPFDKLERAVWVQEEPRNAGAWEFVRPRLAKATGLEPDYIGRDPAAAPAVGSHRLHKKEQEEIIEAAFSI, via the coding sequence ATGACCTTTCTCGACAACGCCAGTCCCGACTATTTCGAGGCCCAATACACTCTCTGGAAACAGGACCCGCGGCAGGTCCCCCGACAATGGCAGATCTTTTTCGAAGGGTTCGACTTGGGGCGCACCCAAGAGGCGGACACAGGATCTGTCGGTGAGTGCCATGCCCTGGAGCTCAAGCAGTCCGCCGTTCAGTCCCTCATGTATCGCTATCGTTCCATTGGGCATCTGCTGGCCTGCACGGATCCCCTTAATCCCTGCCCGCTGTCCCATCCTCTGCTGGATCTTGAAACCTTCGGCCTGGACGATAATGACCTGACCCGGGTGTTTCACACCAAAAGGTTTTTGAAGGAAAGTGCCTCGCTGAAAGAAATTCTCGAGACCATGCAGGAGACCTACTGCCGCTCCATCGGGGTGGAATTCATGCATATCCAGGATCCGGCCGAACGCCAATGGCTCATCGACCGAATGGAGAGCTGCCGTAACCGCCCTTCCTTCACGCCGACCGAAAAAAAGGCCATCCTGCAGAAACTGCAGCAGGCCACCCTGTTCGAGAACTTTCTGCATCGCAAGTTCCTCGGGCAGAAACGCTTCAGCCTGGAGGGGGGAGAGATCATCATCCCCTTACTCGACCGCTTTATCCACCGAGCGGGCGCTTTGTCCCTCAAAACCCTGGTCCTGGGTATGGCCCACCGCGGACGTCTCAACGTGTTGGCCAACAACTTTCACAAACCGCTGGAAAACATCTTCGCCGAATTCAAAGACAACCTGGAGTACGAATTCGTCGGTGAAGGCGACGTCAAATACCACAAGGGCTTCTCCATCGACCATGATTTCCCCGACCAGGGGAGTCTGCATCTGAGCATGGCCTCGAACCCGAGTCACCTGGAAGCAGTGAACCCCGTCGTCGAAGGCAAAACCAGGGCACGGCAGGAGGCCCTCGGTGAGGGCGGCGCCAAGCTCGTCCTGCCGGTGCTACTCCATGGCGATGCCGCCTTCGCCGGTCAGGGGATGGTCGCGGAGACCCTCAACCTCTCCCAACTGGAAGGTTACAGTACCGGCGGCACGGTGCATATCGTCCTCAACAATCAGATCGGCTTTACCACCGCCCCCGCCGACGCCCGTTCCACCCACTATGCCACGGACATGGCCAAGATGCTCATGGTCCCCATCTTCCATATTCACGGGGAAGACCCCGAAGCCGCCGCCTACGTAGCCGATTTGGCCCTCGACTACCGGCAGCGCTACGGCCGGGATGTCATCCTCGAAGTCATCTGCTACCGCCGGCATGGACACAACGAGGGGGATGAACCCTTTTTCACACAGCCGCTCATGTACGAAAAAATCAAGGAGCGGCCGCCTGCCCACGAGATCTATGCTGCGCGTCTGCAGGAGGAAGGCCTCCCTCCTGAGGAAATGGAGGCTATGGCCGACAGTTTCTCTCAGCGACTGGAGGAGGCCCTTGAAAAACCGGGGAAGCGAGCCGATGCCGGTTTCCGGGGCAAATGGAAAGATATCGCCCGCGACTACACCCCGGCACCTGTCCAAACCGCCCTCGCCGCAGACACTCTGCAGGATATCGCCCGCCGACTGGCCCAGATCCCCGACGACTTTACACCGCACCCCAAAGTCGCGACTCTGCTGCAGAAACGGCTGGAAGCCATCGAGGCGGGAGAAGAGATCGACTGGGGCAACGCCGAGCATCTGGCTCTGGCCACCCTGCTCAGCGAAGGCATGAGTGTGCGCCTTTCCGGCCAGGACGTGCGTCGGGGCACCTTCAACCACCGCCACGCCGTGCTGGTCGATGCCAAAAACGCCAAAACATTTATGCCCCTCGCGACCGTCGCCGCAGACAAGGCGGCCTGCCGCATCTACAACAGCATGCTCTCCGAAGCGGCGGTGCTCGGCTTCGATTACGGCTATTCCCTGGAGACACCTTACGCCCTGACCATATGGGAAGCCCAGTTCGGCGATTTCGCCAACGGCGCCCAGGTCATCATCGATCAATTCATCGCCAGCGGCTCCTCCAAGTGGGATCGGCACAGCGGCCTGACCCTGTTCCTCCCTCATGGTTTCGAGGGGCAGGGGGCCGAACACTCCAGCGCCCGCATCGAACGCTTTTTACAGCTGTGCGCCGACCACAACCTGATGGCGAGCAACCCCAGCACCCCGGCCCAGTTCTTTCATCTCCTGCGCCGGCAGGTGCTGCAGCCCTTCCGACGACCCCTGATTGTCTTCACCCCCAAGAGCCTGCTCAGGCACCCTGCCTGTCGCTCAAACCTGTCCGCTTTTACGCAAGGGCACTTCGAGGAGTTTCTCCTGACGGCCACCAAGCCTAAGAAGGTCAAAACCCTTCTTTTCTGCAGCGGCAAAATTTTCTATGAATTGCAGGAGAAACTGGAGTCAGGGGGGGATGAATCCATTGCCCTGGTGCGCGTCGAACAGCTCTACCCCTGGGTGGAGGAGCGCCTAGGGGAGCTTTTGGCTCCCTTCGACAAACTGGAACGGGCGGTCTGGGTTCAGGAAGAGCCCCGCAACGCCGGCGCCTGGGAGTTTGTGCGGCCGCGGCTGGCGAAGGCCACCGGCCTGGAGCCTGACTATATTGGCCGTGACCCGGCGGCGGCTCCCGCCGTTGGTTCCCATCGCCTGCACAAGAAAGAACAGGAGGAGATTATCGAAGCGGCCTTCTCCATCTGA
- a CDS encoding MarC family protein, protein MTILSATLLLLFVMDPIGNIPLFLTALKDVPPERQKKVIIRELFIALLVLVLFLFLGKFLLHALNISDPTLTVAGGIILFMIAIRMVFPSPSGLYEVPIAIDGEPFIVPLAIPFIAGPSALASVVFIMNRDSTRWPEWLLAIFMAWLITGTILSFSTSLNRWLGKRGIIAIERLMGMILTTLAVQMIMGGVSQYLRPILSP, encoded by the coding sequence GTGACTATCCTGTCAGCCACCCTGCTGCTCCTGTTTGTCATGGACCCCATCGGCAACATCCCCCTTTTCCTTACGGCTCTCAAGGATGTCCCCCCCGAGCGGCAGAAGAAGGTCATCATCCGGGAGCTGTTCATCGCCCTGCTGGTTCTGGTGCTTTTTCTGTTTCTCGGTAAGTTTCTGCTGCACGCGCTCAACATCTCGGATCCAACGCTGACCGTGGCCGGCGGCATCATCCTGTTCATGATCGCCATCCGCATGGTCTTTCCCTCGCCCAGCGGACTCTATGAGGTGCCTATCGCTATCGACGGCGAGCCTTTCATCGTGCCCCTGGCCATTCCTTTTATAGCTGGCCCTTCAGCCCTGGCCTCCGTAGTCTTCATCATGAACCGGGACAGCACGCGCTGGCCCGAATGGCTGCTGGCGATTTTCATGGCCTGGCTCATCACCGGCACCATCCTTTCTTTTTCTACCAGTCTCAACCGCTGGCTGGGTAAAAGGGGGATTATCGCGATTGAACGACTGATGGGCATGATCCTGACAACCCTAGCTGTACAGATGATCATGGGTGGTGTCAGCCAGTATCTGAGGCCGATACTGAGCCCTTAA